The nucleotide sequence CATAATGGATTTTTTGAGCGCCTGCCAAGTCTCCTGTTTGGAAAGATTCGACAAGCTTCACCAAACTTTCAGGAAATAGATTCGAGATCACGGAAACCACGCCCCTTCCACCTAAGGAGAGAAGAGGCAAAGTCAAATTATCGTCTCCGGAAAGAACAGTCATCTTGTCCCCAACCAGAGAAATGAGCTTGGACATCTGTCCCAGGTCCCCCGTAGCTTCTTTCATAGATCTGATCTTAGGGTGTTCCGATAAACGAAGAACGGTTTCCGGCAATAAATTCACGGAAGTCCGACCGGGAATATTGTACAACATCACAGGCACGGAAGAATGATCCGCGACCTCTTTAAAATGAAGGAATAAACCCTCTTGAGTAGGTTTATTGTAATACGGATTCACTTGGAGTATACCGTCGACTCCGTCCTTGCAGGCTGCCTCTGTCAGTTCCACAGCCTCTCTGGTGGAGTTGGAACCTGTACCGGCCACGACCAAAATCCGCTTTTTGACATGTTTCACGGTTTCGCGGATCAGTTCCGCGTGTTCTTCATGGGAAAGAGTGGGAGATTCGCCGGTGGTACCGCATGGCACAACCCCGCTTACCCTCGCTTGGATCTGTTTGTCCAAAAGCGAAAAATAGGAATCATAATCTATTTTCCCGTTCCTAAATGGGGTAATAATGGCAGTAAATACGCCTTGAAACATAATATATAAATTCCTGATCCCTGGACGATTTGGCAACCGTTTAATAATGACTCCTTACCTGATCCATTCTCCAGCTAAGATAGATTAATACACCCATTTCCAAAAACCCGGACCATACGAATGTGGAAGGAATTCCGATCCGGTCCGAGAAAAATCCGGACAAAATTCCGGAGAATGCAGGAACCAAGAGAAAAACCAGGCTATATAAAGAGAGGATCCGACCTCTGATATGATTTTCCGTATTTTGTTGGATCCCAGCCGGGATAAGCGTGATGATCACTCCGGTCACAAAGCCGAACAAGAAAAAACATATTACGGTCAACACCAAACTGTCGGCAAGAAAAGGAACCAAAGAAAAAAGTAAACAACTGAAAAGGGCCGATCCAAAAAGAATATGCCCCTTCTTTTTTAAACCATGAAGAAGAAACGTAACTCCTCCTCCGATCACAAGCCCGATTCCAAGAGAAGAAAGTAATGCGCCCCTTGCTCCTTCACTTAATCCTAATATTTCTTTAGCATATTTAGGAAGAAGTACCTGGACGGGACCGACTAACAGGACAACTGCGCCCATAAGTAAAAGGAATTGAGAAACCAGAGTGGATTTTTTTAAATAAGCAACTAGTTCCGAGATCCCCGGGCCGGAAACAGTGTGACCTCTTTCTCTCATCTGTACCGGGATCAATACCAAAAAGAAAACACTCAGAATATAAGCGGAACCAATTCCCATAAAAACATATTTAAAGGAGAAGTATTCCTTAAAATATCCGGCCACCAAAGGCGCAAGTCCGTATCCGAAAAGTACAAGAGTGTTCAACCAAACACTGTGTTTTCCTATTTTAGAATGTTCTAATAGATCACCGAGGATCGCAAATCTTCCGGGCATCACAAAAGAAAGCCCGATCCCGGAAAGCACCGAAGATACTAAAAGAAGATACGGTTTTCCGGGAGAGATCCAACCTAAATGTAAGGCCAAAGCGGCAAATCCGGAACCGCAGGCCATTGAGATCTGAGCCGCTGCAAGTAACCATTTCCTGGAATACTTATCCAATAATCTCCCCGCAGTGAAACTCAAAAACAGCAGGGGAAAACATACGAAGAAGAATACGTAAGCCGAAAACGTATCCGAATCCGATATACTTTGGGAAAGGATTATGGCGGTGTAATTGAACATATTTCCCGCAAGTAGACCCAGGATAGAAGAGAGATAATAGAAAAGTATCACGGTAAGGATCTTGAGAAAGATCAACTCCCCCGGCAAGCGGAATTCGCAAGATTTCGGTTCGTATCGAGACCGCGGAATTCATATAGGAACAATAGAAGTTTTTAAAAATTTATCTCTTCCCGCCGTAACTTGGTCCAGCGATGATTAATGCAATCGTATAGATCGGGGTTAGCAGTATATCTCCTAAATATGTAAAAGGATACAGTATATAAAAGAAAGGTTTTGCAGGATCTTTTCGTTCTATACGATCGGGAATTACCGCCGTTATTTTATTGTTTTCACGATTTTTTAATTTTTCATCCGCCTCCATCCAAACGTAATTGGCTGTAGCTCCAATCCGGACCCGAACTCCGTTTTTTGGAGCCCATTTAGTCAAAGGGATGGGAATTTTCCAGTCCTTTAGAAAATACTCATCATGCTGGAATGGTCGACAAAACTCATTTCCACAATCCATCAAAACGATCTTTTTGCCATCCGACTTT is from Leptospira sp. WS58.C1 and encodes:
- the dapA gene encoding 4-hydroxy-tetrahydrodipicolinate synthase, with translation MFQGVFTAIITPFRNGKIDYDSYFSLLDKQIQARVSGVVPCGTTGESPTLSHEEHAELIRETVKHVKKRILVVAGTGSNSTREAVELTEAACKDGVDGILQVNPYYNKPTQEGLFLHFKEVADHSSVPVMLYNIPGRTSVNLLPETVLRLSEHPKIRSMKEATGDLGQMSKLISLVGDKMTVLSGDDNLTLPLLSLGGRGVVSVISNLFPESLVKLVESFQTGDLAGAQKIHYDFLELFALAFIETNPIPIKAAMSWNGFCSAEIRLPLTSLSAGPGADRLKKIVSDLLAKGYK
- a CDS encoding MFS transporter; this encodes MILFYYLSSILGLLAGNMFNYTAIILSQSISDSDTFSAYVFFFVCFPLLFLSFTAGRLLDKYSRKWLLAAAQISMACGSGFAALALHLGWISPGKPYLLLVSSVLSGIGLSFVMPGRFAILGDLLEHSKIGKHSVWLNTLVLFGYGLAPLVAGYFKEYFSFKYVFMGIGSAYILSVFFLVLIPVQMRERGHTVSGPGISELVAYLKKSTLVSQFLLLMGAVVLLVGPVQVLLPKYAKEILGLSEGARGALLSSLGIGLVIGGGVTFLLHGLKKKGHILFGSALFSCLLFSLVPFLADSLVLTVICFFLFGFVTGVIITLIPAGIQQNTENHIRGRILSLYSLVFLLVPAFSGILSGFFSDRIGIPSTFVWSGFLEMGVLIYLSWRMDQVRSHY